One region of Oryzias latipes chromosome 6, ASM223467v1 genomic DNA includes:
- the LOC105354291 gene encoding myosin-1B isoform X3, with protein sequence MRRSRRENSSYGAERQSMMFRPSYKRSSPFSLLDPDMWDTKSDFEAQTTRLCGTSTVTGSESMSKASARWNEPSLRRWQSLSRLPVDNVAWPASPSGGELRTARSRSVFPQMDVLLWLQDAQEEIDSHLDWFSTRDLQLDVDKAPAHVCDSKQKQPSSVRSAGENAAEDCGELYEKVLRLEKDLFQMRSALSEESRDQAVRLSAPDLLNKTPTNTQDNFDKQKSESNLYEMREALREAKAKVAAYEEEGNKTLQQLQTAAETQRTMQNQIDEMKMRLSQSVHNHSDERDQLSEANNKISQASLEKAVLSTQVLKLEDNVRDLTAKLTAALLDRESLIQEKQKLRGELQLFKKNLDVPQEYLQELEEETKRVNSKQIFDLKEQHSQMNREKVEQLNERKEEGDVALLETQDQCCRHRESVDVLQKEKQEMHDHLQLLEAQVEEKERRFLLQEEEYRKQDAARVQCIQKLKAVASHWTEKWQKVALTLKSTLDELDEFKRNSRDETDSCAWLRAELATCRQELEQERSRSQVLLQQLNNKGVELEQTLEKEQVTDFSDSSSILFDSQSCQNEPPQVWRQSSDVEMLRKQLTEKEKELSEKEQALKSLEKLRETEKQQSEMKISDLELKLTQVSENCQNHGGLQAEDLTSDSLRLQLHESRKRAEQLEREKTLVAQKLQAMREQLSVVKDDKPLVEGRKEKTVDSVNPETERQRRLVTEQLKSLFRKQEEKEAERVSETAASQVGASSSQDWTASSSALRGDRHYLHQGSGLVTLFEEDEESAGSAEEEEEEEAEDAHIEISVRSSEISTLRAKCLQKALKSRQPDQEAPSPDETTKMNVAC encoded by the exons ATGAGGAGAAGCAGAAGGGAGAACAGCTCCTACGGAGCAGAGAGGCAGTCCATGATGTTCCGTCCGTCATACAAGCGCTCAAGCCCCTTTTCCCTCCTGGACCCAGATATGTGGGACACCAAATCTGACTTTGAAGCCCAG accacaCGATTGTGCGGGACATCAACTGTAACTGGATCAGAGTCAATGTCAAAAGCCAGTGCAAG ATGGAATGAGCCAAGTCTGCGCCGGTGGCAGTCACTGTCCCGTCTGCCAGTTGACAATGTGGCATGGCCCGCTTCTCCATCAGGGGGTGAATTAAGGACTGCTAGAAGTCGAAGTGTTTTTCCACAAATGGATGTGTTGCTGTGGCTTCAGGATGCCCAGGAGGAGATCGACAGTCATCTGGACTGGTTCAGCACCAGAGATCTGCAGCTGGATGTTGACAAAGCTCCAGCACACGTCTGTGATTCCAAGCAGAAA CAGCCATCAAGTGTAAGGAGTGCTGGGGAAAATGCAGCTGAAGACTGTGGAGAACTTTATGAAAA AGTCCTCCGACTGGAGAAGGATCTGTTTCAAATGAGGTCGGCTTTGAGCGAGGAAAGCAGAGATCAAGCAGTCAGACTCTCAGCTCCTGACTTACTCAAtaaaacaccaacaaatactCAGGACAACTTTGATAAACAG AAATCAGAATCAAATCTGTATGAGATGAGAGAGGCTCTGAGAGAGGCCAAGGCGAAGGTGGCAGCTTATGAAGAGGAGGGAAACAAAACgctccagcagctccagacTGCGGCAGAG ACACAGAGGACCATGCAGAATCAGAtagatgaaatgaaaatgaggcTCAGCCAAAGTGTGCACAATCACTCTGATGAACGAGACCAGCTGAGCGAAGCCAATAACAAAATCAGTCAAGCTAGTCTG GAGAAAGCAGTCCTTTCAACGCAAGTATTGAAGTTGGAGGACAATGTGAGAGACCTGACAGCCAAACTGACAGCAGCTCTGCTTGACAGAGAATCTCTGATCCAG GAAAAGCAGAAGCTCAGAGGGGAACTTCAACTGTTCAAGAAGAATCTAGATGTCCCACAAGAGTATCTGCAGGAGCTTGAGGAGGAGACTAAAAGAGTAAATTCTAAACAGATCTTTGATCTAAAGGAGCAGCACTCTCAGATGAACAGAGAAAAAGTAGAGCAgctgaatgaaagaaaagaagaggggGATGTGGCGTTGTTAGAGACACAGGATCAGTGCTGCAGGCACAG GGAATCTGTGGATGTTTTGCAAAAGGAAAAGCAGGAAATGCATGATCATCTTCAGCTTTTGGAGGCTCAAGTCgaagagaaggagaggaggttccttctgcaggaggaggagtaTCGCAAACAAGATGCAGCGAGAGTCCAGTGCATTCAGAAGCTGAAAGCTGTGGCTTCTCACTGGACTGAGAAATGGCAAAAAGTGGCTTTAACGCTGAAATCCACACTAGATGAATTAGATGAATTCAAGAGGAATTCCAGGGATGAA ACGGATTCTTGCGCATGGCTGAGGGCTGAACTGGCTACATGCCGGCAGGAGCTGGAGCAAGAAAGGAGCAGAAGCCAGGTTCTCCTTCAACAGCTCAACAACAAAG GGGTGGAACTGGAGCAGACTCTTGAAAAAGAGCAAGTGACAGA CTTTTCAGACTCATCCTCGATACTATTCGACTCACAGAGCTGCCAAAACGAGCCTCCCCAG GTGTGGAGACAGAGCAGCGATGTGGAAATGCTGAGGAAACAACTTACAGAGAAGGAGAAGGAACTGAGTGAGAA AGAACAGGCTCTAAAGAGTCTAGAAAAGCTGAGAGAGAcggaaaaacagcaaagtgaAATGAAGATTTCTGATCTGGAGTTGAAG CTCACTCAAGTGTCTGAAAACTGTCAAAACCATGGAGGTCTGCAGGCAGAGGACTTGACCAGCGACTCACTGAGACTCCAGTTGCATG AAAGCAGGAAGAGGGCTGAGCAGCTGGAACGGGAGAAAACGCTGGTGGCCCAGAAGCTTCAAGCAATGAGAGAGCAGCTTAGTGTG GTTAAAGATGACAAACCATTGGTTGAAGGCAGGAAGGAGAAAACTGTCGATTCAGTTAATCCAGAGACGGAGAGGCAAAGGAGGCTGGTCACAGAGCAG TTAAAGAGCCTATTTAGGaagcaagaagaaaaagaagcagagaGGGTTTCTGAAACAGCAGCTTCTCAAGTCGGAGCCTCATCATCTCAAGACTGGACAGCCAGCTCCTCTGCTTTAAGG GGTGACCGACACTACTTGCACCAAGGCTCAGGTTTGGTAACATTGtttgaggaggatgaggagagcGCTGGctcagcagaggaggaggaggaggaagaggcagaGGACGCTCACATTGAG ATTTCAGTCAGGTCTTCAGAAATCAGCACTTTGAGGGCAAAATGTCTCCAAAAAG CCTTAAAGTCCAGACAGCCAGACCAGGAAGCGCCATCACCGGATGAGACGACTAAGATGAATGTGGCTTGCTGA
- the LOC105354291 gene encoding myosin-1B isoform X1: MRRSRRENSSYGAERQSMMFRPSYKRSSPFSLLDPDMWDTKSDFEAQTTRLCGTSTVTGSESMSKASASSDHFRWNEPSLRRWQSLSRLPVDNVAWPASPSGGELRTARSRSVFPQMDVLLWLQDAQEEIDSHLDWFSTRDLQLDVDKAPAHVCDSKQKQPSSVRSAGENAAEDCGELYEKVLRLEKDLFQMRSALSEESRDQAVRLSAPDLLNKTPTNTQDNFDKQKSESNLYEMREALREAKAKVAAYEEEGNKTLQQLQTAAETQRTMQNQIDEMKMRLSQSVHNHSDERDQLSEANNKISQASLEKAVLSTQVLKLEDNVRDLTAKLTAALLDRESLIQEKQKLRGELQLFKKNLDVPQEYLQELEEETKRVNSKQIFDLKEQHSQMNREKVEQLNERKEEGDVALLETQDQCCRHRESVDVLQKEKQEMHDHLQLLEAQVEEKERRFLLQEEEYRKQDAARVQCIQKLKAVASHWTEKWQKVALTLKSTLDELDEFKRNSRDETDSCAWLRAELATCRQELEQERSRSQVLLQQLNNKGVELEQTLEKEQVTDFSDSSSILFDSQSCQNEPPQVWRQSSDVEMLRKQLTEKEKELSEKEQALKSLEKLRETEKQQSEMKISDLELKLTQVSENCQNHGGLQAEDLTSDSLRLQLHESRKRAEQLEREKTLVAQKLQAMREQLSVVKDDKPLVEGRKEKTVDSVNPETERQRRLVTEQLKSLFRKQEEKEAERVSETAASQVGASSSQDWTASSSALRGDRHYLHQGSGLVTLFEEDEESAGSAEEEEEEEAEDAHIEISVRSSEISTLRAKCLQKALKSRQPDQEAPSPDETTKMNVAC; encoded by the exons ATGAGGAGAAGCAGAAGGGAGAACAGCTCCTACGGAGCAGAGAGGCAGTCCATGATGTTCCGTCCGTCATACAAGCGCTCAAGCCCCTTTTCCCTCCTGGACCCAGATATGTGGGACACCAAATCTGACTTTGAAGCCCAG accacaCGATTGTGCGGGACATCAACTGTAACTGGATCAGAGTCAATGTCAAAAGCCAGTGCAAG CTCTGATCACTTTAGATGGAATGAGCCAAGTCTGCGCCGGTGGCAGTCACTGTCCCGTCTGCCAGTTGACAATGTGGCATGGCCCGCTTCTCCATCAGGGGGTGAATTAAGGACTGCTAGAAGTCGAAGTGTTTTTCCACAAATGGATGTGTTGCTGTGGCTTCAGGATGCCCAGGAGGAGATCGACAGTCATCTGGACTGGTTCAGCACCAGAGATCTGCAGCTGGATGTTGACAAAGCTCCAGCACACGTCTGTGATTCCAAGCAGAAA CAGCCATCAAGTGTAAGGAGTGCTGGGGAAAATGCAGCTGAAGACTGTGGAGAACTTTATGAAAA AGTCCTCCGACTGGAGAAGGATCTGTTTCAAATGAGGTCGGCTTTGAGCGAGGAAAGCAGAGATCAAGCAGTCAGACTCTCAGCTCCTGACTTACTCAAtaaaacaccaacaaatactCAGGACAACTTTGATAAACAG AAATCAGAATCAAATCTGTATGAGATGAGAGAGGCTCTGAGAGAGGCCAAGGCGAAGGTGGCAGCTTATGAAGAGGAGGGAAACAAAACgctccagcagctccagacTGCGGCAGAG ACACAGAGGACCATGCAGAATCAGAtagatgaaatgaaaatgaggcTCAGCCAAAGTGTGCACAATCACTCTGATGAACGAGACCAGCTGAGCGAAGCCAATAACAAAATCAGTCAAGCTAGTCTG GAGAAAGCAGTCCTTTCAACGCAAGTATTGAAGTTGGAGGACAATGTGAGAGACCTGACAGCCAAACTGACAGCAGCTCTGCTTGACAGAGAATCTCTGATCCAG GAAAAGCAGAAGCTCAGAGGGGAACTTCAACTGTTCAAGAAGAATCTAGATGTCCCACAAGAGTATCTGCAGGAGCTTGAGGAGGAGACTAAAAGAGTAAATTCTAAACAGATCTTTGATCTAAAGGAGCAGCACTCTCAGATGAACAGAGAAAAAGTAGAGCAgctgaatgaaagaaaagaagaggggGATGTGGCGTTGTTAGAGACACAGGATCAGTGCTGCAGGCACAG GGAATCTGTGGATGTTTTGCAAAAGGAAAAGCAGGAAATGCATGATCATCTTCAGCTTTTGGAGGCTCAAGTCgaagagaaggagaggaggttccttctgcaggaggaggagtaTCGCAAACAAGATGCAGCGAGAGTCCAGTGCATTCAGAAGCTGAAAGCTGTGGCTTCTCACTGGACTGAGAAATGGCAAAAAGTGGCTTTAACGCTGAAATCCACACTAGATGAATTAGATGAATTCAAGAGGAATTCCAGGGATGAA ACGGATTCTTGCGCATGGCTGAGGGCTGAACTGGCTACATGCCGGCAGGAGCTGGAGCAAGAAAGGAGCAGAAGCCAGGTTCTCCTTCAACAGCTCAACAACAAAG GGGTGGAACTGGAGCAGACTCTTGAAAAAGAGCAAGTGACAGA CTTTTCAGACTCATCCTCGATACTATTCGACTCACAGAGCTGCCAAAACGAGCCTCCCCAG GTGTGGAGACAGAGCAGCGATGTGGAAATGCTGAGGAAACAACTTACAGAGAAGGAGAAGGAACTGAGTGAGAA AGAACAGGCTCTAAAGAGTCTAGAAAAGCTGAGAGAGAcggaaaaacagcaaagtgaAATGAAGATTTCTGATCTGGAGTTGAAG CTCACTCAAGTGTCTGAAAACTGTCAAAACCATGGAGGTCTGCAGGCAGAGGACTTGACCAGCGACTCACTGAGACTCCAGTTGCATG AAAGCAGGAAGAGGGCTGAGCAGCTGGAACGGGAGAAAACGCTGGTGGCCCAGAAGCTTCAAGCAATGAGAGAGCAGCTTAGTGTG GTTAAAGATGACAAACCATTGGTTGAAGGCAGGAAGGAGAAAACTGTCGATTCAGTTAATCCAGAGACGGAGAGGCAAAGGAGGCTGGTCACAGAGCAG TTAAAGAGCCTATTTAGGaagcaagaagaaaaagaagcagagaGGGTTTCTGAAACAGCAGCTTCTCAAGTCGGAGCCTCATCATCTCAAGACTGGACAGCCAGCTCCTCTGCTTTAAGG GGTGACCGACACTACTTGCACCAAGGCTCAGGTTTGGTAACATTGtttgaggaggatgaggagagcGCTGGctcagcagaggaggaggaggaggaagaggcagaGGACGCTCACATTGAG ATTTCAGTCAGGTCTTCAGAAATCAGCACTTTGAGGGCAAAATGTCTCCAAAAAG CCTTAAAGTCCAGACAGCCAGACCAGGAAGCGCCATCACCGGATGAGACGACTAAGATGAATGTGGCTTGCTGA
- the LOC105354291 gene encoding myosin-6 isoform X4 — MRRSRRENSSYGAERQSMMFRPSYKRSSPFSLLDPDMWDTKSDFEAQTTRLCGTSTVTGSESMSKASASSDHFRWNEPSLRRWQSLSRLPVDNVAWPASPSGGELRTARSRSVFPQMDVLLWLQDAQEEIDSHLDWFSTRDLQLDVDKAPAHVCDSKQKQPSSVRSAGENAAEDCGELYEKVLRLEKDLFQMRSALSEESRDQAVRLSAPDLLNKTPTNTQDNFDKQKSESNLYEMREALREAKAKVAAYEEEGNKTLQQLQTAAETQRTMQNQIDEMKMRLSQSVHNHSDERDQLSEANNKISQASLEKAVLSTQVLKLEDNVRDLTAKLTAALLDRESLIQEKQKLRGELQLFKKNLDVPQEYLQELEEETKRVNSKQIFDLKEQHSQMNREKVEQLNERKEEGDVALLETQDQCCRHRESVDVLQKEKQEMHDHLQLLEAQVEEKERRFLLQEEEYRKQDAARVQCIQKLKAVASHWTEKWQKVALTLKSTLDELDEFKRNSRDETDSCAWLRAELATCRQELEQERSRSQVLLQQLNNKGVELEQTLEKEQVTDFSDSSSILFDSQSCQNEPPQVWRQSSDVEMLRKQLTEKEKELSEKEQALKSLEKLRETEKQQSEMKISDLELKLTQVSENCQNHGGLQAEDLTSDSLRLQLHESRKRAEQLEREKTLVAQKLQAMREQLSVVKDDKPLVEGRKEKTVDSVNPETERQRRLVTEQLKSLFRKQEEKEAERVSETAASQVGASSSQDWTASSSALRGDRHYLHQGSGLVTLFEEDEESAGSAEEEEEEEAEDAHIEP, encoded by the exons ATGAGGAGAAGCAGAAGGGAGAACAGCTCCTACGGAGCAGAGAGGCAGTCCATGATGTTCCGTCCGTCATACAAGCGCTCAAGCCCCTTTTCCCTCCTGGACCCAGATATGTGGGACACCAAATCTGACTTTGAAGCCCAG accacaCGATTGTGCGGGACATCAACTGTAACTGGATCAGAGTCAATGTCAAAAGCCAGTGCAAG CTCTGATCACTTTAGATGGAATGAGCCAAGTCTGCGCCGGTGGCAGTCACTGTCCCGTCTGCCAGTTGACAATGTGGCATGGCCCGCTTCTCCATCAGGGGGTGAATTAAGGACTGCTAGAAGTCGAAGTGTTTTTCCACAAATGGATGTGTTGCTGTGGCTTCAGGATGCCCAGGAGGAGATCGACAGTCATCTGGACTGGTTCAGCACCAGAGATCTGCAGCTGGATGTTGACAAAGCTCCAGCACACGTCTGTGATTCCAAGCAGAAA CAGCCATCAAGTGTAAGGAGTGCTGGGGAAAATGCAGCTGAAGACTGTGGAGAACTTTATGAAAA AGTCCTCCGACTGGAGAAGGATCTGTTTCAAATGAGGTCGGCTTTGAGCGAGGAAAGCAGAGATCAAGCAGTCAGACTCTCAGCTCCTGACTTACTCAAtaaaacaccaacaaatactCAGGACAACTTTGATAAACAG AAATCAGAATCAAATCTGTATGAGATGAGAGAGGCTCTGAGAGAGGCCAAGGCGAAGGTGGCAGCTTATGAAGAGGAGGGAAACAAAACgctccagcagctccagacTGCGGCAGAG ACACAGAGGACCATGCAGAATCAGAtagatgaaatgaaaatgaggcTCAGCCAAAGTGTGCACAATCACTCTGATGAACGAGACCAGCTGAGCGAAGCCAATAACAAAATCAGTCAAGCTAGTCTG GAGAAAGCAGTCCTTTCAACGCAAGTATTGAAGTTGGAGGACAATGTGAGAGACCTGACAGCCAAACTGACAGCAGCTCTGCTTGACAGAGAATCTCTGATCCAG GAAAAGCAGAAGCTCAGAGGGGAACTTCAACTGTTCAAGAAGAATCTAGATGTCCCACAAGAGTATCTGCAGGAGCTTGAGGAGGAGACTAAAAGAGTAAATTCTAAACAGATCTTTGATCTAAAGGAGCAGCACTCTCAGATGAACAGAGAAAAAGTAGAGCAgctgaatgaaagaaaagaagaggggGATGTGGCGTTGTTAGAGACACAGGATCAGTGCTGCAGGCACAG GGAATCTGTGGATGTTTTGCAAAAGGAAAAGCAGGAAATGCATGATCATCTTCAGCTTTTGGAGGCTCAAGTCgaagagaaggagaggaggttccttctgcaggaggaggagtaTCGCAAACAAGATGCAGCGAGAGTCCAGTGCATTCAGAAGCTGAAAGCTGTGGCTTCTCACTGGACTGAGAAATGGCAAAAAGTGGCTTTAACGCTGAAATCCACACTAGATGAATTAGATGAATTCAAGAGGAATTCCAGGGATGAA ACGGATTCTTGCGCATGGCTGAGGGCTGAACTGGCTACATGCCGGCAGGAGCTGGAGCAAGAAAGGAGCAGAAGCCAGGTTCTCCTTCAACAGCTCAACAACAAAG GGGTGGAACTGGAGCAGACTCTTGAAAAAGAGCAAGTGACAGA CTTTTCAGACTCATCCTCGATACTATTCGACTCACAGAGCTGCCAAAACGAGCCTCCCCAG GTGTGGAGACAGAGCAGCGATGTGGAAATGCTGAGGAAACAACTTACAGAGAAGGAGAAGGAACTGAGTGAGAA AGAACAGGCTCTAAAGAGTCTAGAAAAGCTGAGAGAGAcggaaaaacagcaaagtgaAATGAAGATTTCTGATCTGGAGTTGAAG CTCACTCAAGTGTCTGAAAACTGTCAAAACCATGGAGGTCTGCAGGCAGAGGACTTGACCAGCGACTCACTGAGACTCCAGTTGCATG AAAGCAGGAAGAGGGCTGAGCAGCTGGAACGGGAGAAAACGCTGGTGGCCCAGAAGCTTCAAGCAATGAGAGAGCAGCTTAGTGTG GTTAAAGATGACAAACCATTGGTTGAAGGCAGGAAGGAGAAAACTGTCGATTCAGTTAATCCAGAGACGGAGAGGCAAAGGAGGCTGGTCACAGAGCAG TTAAAGAGCCTATTTAGGaagcaagaagaaaaagaagcagagaGGGTTTCTGAAACAGCAGCTTCTCAAGTCGGAGCCTCATCATCTCAAGACTGGACAGCCAGCTCCTCTGCTTTAAGG GGTGACCGACACTACTTGCACCAAGGCTCAGGTTTGGTAACATTGtttgaggaggatgaggagagcGCTGGctcagcagaggaggaggaggaggaagaggcagaGGACGCTCACATTGAG CCTTAA
- the LOC105354291 gene encoding myosin-1B isoform X2: MRRSRRENSSYGAERQSMMFRPSYKRSSPFSLLDPDMWDTKSDFEAQTTRLCGTSTVTGSESMSKASASSDHFRWNEPSLRRWQSLSRLPVDNVAWPASPSGGELRTARSRSVFPQMDVLLWLQDAQEEIDSHLDWFSTRDLQLDVDKAPAHVCDSKQKPSSVRSAGENAAEDCGELYEKVLRLEKDLFQMRSALSEESRDQAVRLSAPDLLNKTPTNTQDNFDKQKSESNLYEMREALREAKAKVAAYEEEGNKTLQQLQTAAETQRTMQNQIDEMKMRLSQSVHNHSDERDQLSEANNKISQASLEKAVLSTQVLKLEDNVRDLTAKLTAALLDRESLIQEKQKLRGELQLFKKNLDVPQEYLQELEEETKRVNSKQIFDLKEQHSQMNREKVEQLNERKEEGDVALLETQDQCCRHRESVDVLQKEKQEMHDHLQLLEAQVEEKERRFLLQEEEYRKQDAARVQCIQKLKAVASHWTEKWQKVALTLKSTLDELDEFKRNSRDETDSCAWLRAELATCRQELEQERSRSQVLLQQLNNKGVELEQTLEKEQVTDFSDSSSILFDSQSCQNEPPQVWRQSSDVEMLRKQLTEKEKELSEKEQALKSLEKLRETEKQQSEMKISDLELKLTQVSENCQNHGGLQAEDLTSDSLRLQLHESRKRAEQLEREKTLVAQKLQAMREQLSVVKDDKPLVEGRKEKTVDSVNPETERQRRLVTEQLKSLFRKQEEKEAERVSETAASQVGASSSQDWTASSSALRGDRHYLHQGSGLVTLFEEDEESAGSAEEEEEEEAEDAHIEISVRSSEISTLRAKCLQKALKSRQPDQEAPSPDETTKMNVAC; the protein is encoded by the exons ATGAGGAGAAGCAGAAGGGAGAACAGCTCCTACGGAGCAGAGAGGCAGTCCATGATGTTCCGTCCGTCATACAAGCGCTCAAGCCCCTTTTCCCTCCTGGACCCAGATATGTGGGACACCAAATCTGACTTTGAAGCCCAG accacaCGATTGTGCGGGACATCAACTGTAACTGGATCAGAGTCAATGTCAAAAGCCAGTGCAAG CTCTGATCACTTTAGATGGAATGAGCCAAGTCTGCGCCGGTGGCAGTCACTGTCCCGTCTGCCAGTTGACAATGTGGCATGGCCCGCTTCTCCATCAGGGGGTGAATTAAGGACTGCTAGAAGTCGAAGTGTTTTTCCACAAATGGATGTGTTGCTGTGGCTTCAGGATGCCCAGGAGGAGATCGACAGTCATCTGGACTGGTTCAGCACCAGAGATCTGCAGCTGGATGTTGACAAAGCTCCAGCACACGTCTGTGATTCCAAGCAGAAA CCATCAAGTGTAAGGAGTGCTGGGGAAAATGCAGCTGAAGACTGTGGAGAACTTTATGAAAA AGTCCTCCGACTGGAGAAGGATCTGTTTCAAATGAGGTCGGCTTTGAGCGAGGAAAGCAGAGATCAAGCAGTCAGACTCTCAGCTCCTGACTTACTCAAtaaaacaccaacaaatactCAGGACAACTTTGATAAACAG AAATCAGAATCAAATCTGTATGAGATGAGAGAGGCTCTGAGAGAGGCCAAGGCGAAGGTGGCAGCTTATGAAGAGGAGGGAAACAAAACgctccagcagctccagacTGCGGCAGAG ACACAGAGGACCATGCAGAATCAGAtagatgaaatgaaaatgaggcTCAGCCAAAGTGTGCACAATCACTCTGATGAACGAGACCAGCTGAGCGAAGCCAATAACAAAATCAGTCAAGCTAGTCTG GAGAAAGCAGTCCTTTCAACGCAAGTATTGAAGTTGGAGGACAATGTGAGAGACCTGACAGCCAAACTGACAGCAGCTCTGCTTGACAGAGAATCTCTGATCCAG GAAAAGCAGAAGCTCAGAGGGGAACTTCAACTGTTCAAGAAGAATCTAGATGTCCCACAAGAGTATCTGCAGGAGCTTGAGGAGGAGACTAAAAGAGTAAATTCTAAACAGATCTTTGATCTAAAGGAGCAGCACTCTCAGATGAACAGAGAAAAAGTAGAGCAgctgaatgaaagaaaagaagaggggGATGTGGCGTTGTTAGAGACACAGGATCAGTGCTGCAGGCACAG GGAATCTGTGGATGTTTTGCAAAAGGAAAAGCAGGAAATGCATGATCATCTTCAGCTTTTGGAGGCTCAAGTCgaagagaaggagaggaggttccttctgcaggaggaggagtaTCGCAAACAAGATGCAGCGAGAGTCCAGTGCATTCAGAAGCTGAAAGCTGTGGCTTCTCACTGGACTGAGAAATGGCAAAAAGTGGCTTTAACGCTGAAATCCACACTAGATGAATTAGATGAATTCAAGAGGAATTCCAGGGATGAA ACGGATTCTTGCGCATGGCTGAGGGCTGAACTGGCTACATGCCGGCAGGAGCTGGAGCAAGAAAGGAGCAGAAGCCAGGTTCTCCTTCAACAGCTCAACAACAAAG GGGTGGAACTGGAGCAGACTCTTGAAAAAGAGCAAGTGACAGA CTTTTCAGACTCATCCTCGATACTATTCGACTCACAGAGCTGCCAAAACGAGCCTCCCCAG GTGTGGAGACAGAGCAGCGATGTGGAAATGCTGAGGAAACAACTTACAGAGAAGGAGAAGGAACTGAGTGAGAA AGAACAGGCTCTAAAGAGTCTAGAAAAGCTGAGAGAGAcggaaaaacagcaaagtgaAATGAAGATTTCTGATCTGGAGTTGAAG CTCACTCAAGTGTCTGAAAACTGTCAAAACCATGGAGGTCTGCAGGCAGAGGACTTGACCAGCGACTCACTGAGACTCCAGTTGCATG AAAGCAGGAAGAGGGCTGAGCAGCTGGAACGGGAGAAAACGCTGGTGGCCCAGAAGCTTCAAGCAATGAGAGAGCAGCTTAGTGTG GTTAAAGATGACAAACCATTGGTTGAAGGCAGGAAGGAGAAAACTGTCGATTCAGTTAATCCAGAGACGGAGAGGCAAAGGAGGCTGGTCACAGAGCAG TTAAAGAGCCTATTTAGGaagcaagaagaaaaagaagcagagaGGGTTTCTGAAACAGCAGCTTCTCAAGTCGGAGCCTCATCATCTCAAGACTGGACAGCCAGCTCCTCTGCTTTAAGG GGTGACCGACACTACTTGCACCAAGGCTCAGGTTTGGTAACATTGtttgaggaggatgaggagagcGCTGGctcagcagaggaggaggaggaggaagaggcagaGGACGCTCACATTGAG ATTTCAGTCAGGTCTTCAGAAATCAGCACTTTGAGGGCAAAATGTCTCCAAAAAG CCTTAAAGTCCAGACAGCCAGACCAGGAAGCGCCATCACCGGATGAGACGACTAAGATGAATGTGGCTTGCTGA